A stretch of Opitutaceae bacterium DNA encodes these proteins:
- a CDS encoding J domain-containing protein: protein MSIKFKDYYQTLGVAKDASSDAIKKAFRDLARKHHPDKVQSEGKAAAESRFKEINEAYEVLKDPEKRRKYDTLGADWDQPQRRAQYRRSWSGPRPDGFNGGPAGEADDFEFHFGGTGYSDFFEQFFGMGGSPFGRRQSRGAGRRSGGFEHPARGHDVEAEIMVTLEEVLNGSTRQISLRKVDPTTGSEQTQTFQVRIPKGVREGQRIRLAGQGGAGSAGGAAGDLFLNVRLALHPDFRVEGDRLICDLDLAPWEAVLGTKISLDTLDGRVNLTIRPGSQAGRQLRLPGRGLPNREGGRGDLHVLLHVRVPETVGTKEREQWEKLAAASAFNPRG from the coding sequence CATCCCGACAAGGTCCAGTCTGAAGGCAAGGCCGCCGCTGAGTCGCGTTTCAAGGAAATCAACGAAGCCTATGAAGTCCTGAAGGATCCGGAGAAACGCCGGAAGTACGACACCTTGGGTGCGGATTGGGACCAGCCGCAACGGCGGGCTCAGTACCGCCGGTCTTGGAGCGGTCCCCGGCCAGACGGGTTCAATGGTGGTCCAGCAGGGGAGGCGGACGATTTCGAGTTCCATTTCGGAGGCACCGGCTACAGCGACTTCTTCGAGCAGTTCTTCGGGATGGGTGGAAGTCCGTTTGGACGGAGACAGAGCCGTGGCGCGGGCCGGCGTTCGGGCGGGTTCGAGCATCCGGCCCGTGGTCATGATGTGGAGGCTGAGATCATGGTCACGCTGGAAGAGGTCCTCAATGGCTCCACCCGGCAGATCAGTCTGCGCAAGGTCGATCCGACGACCGGCTCGGAGCAGACCCAGACTTTTCAGGTCAGAATCCCGAAGGGCGTCCGGGAGGGTCAGCGCATCCGTTTGGCCGGGCAGGGCGGAGCCGGTTCAGCCGGCGGCGCGGCCGGCGATCTTTTCCTCAATGTGCGACTCGCCCTGCACCCGGATTTCCGGGTCGAGGGCGACCGGTTGATCTGCGACCTCGATCTGGCTCCCTGGGAGGCGGTGCTCGGAACAAAGATCAGTCTGGATACGCTTGATGGCCGGGTGAACCTGACCATCAGGCCGGGTTCGCAGGCCGGCCGGCAACTCCGTCTGCCGGGCCGGGGACTGCCCAATCGGGAAGGTGGCCGTGGTGATCTCCATGTGCTCCTGCACGTCCGCGTCCCGGAAACCGTTGGTACGAAGGAAAGAGAGCAGTGGGAAAAGCTGGCCGCGGCGTCGGCCTTCAACCCGCGCGGATGA